DNA from Rubripirellula lacrimiformis:
TGACCTTGGCGGGTGACACCGACAATCAGCGTGAGGTTCAACTAGGCGCTGGCGCATCGGCACCACCCATCTTCAGTTTCCGCATGCCCGTTGCTGAGCTAGATGATCGAGTGCCCGGTTCGTTCGCACCACCGCAGTCATGGCGTGCGGAAATGTCAGAACTGCGTCGCCAATTGGAAGAACTGCGAGAGGCGATCATCGATGAAGGCGAGGACATCATGGATCTGGACGAGGACACTGATTCGACGCCATCGGAATCGGCCCAGCCCCAGCCGCGTGACGCGTCACGCATGGATGCCAGCGACGCCAGTTTCCAGTTCGTTGACTACCACACGGGGCGCCGCTCCGACCATGGGCCAGTCTACCGGCATCGGCCTGCTTATCGATATTCGTATCCGTATCGCCCGAATGACGGCTACTGGTATGGCGGTCGTCCACGCCCGGCTCCCTACTCTAGCTACTACCGAGGGGCTCCGGCGTATCGCCAGTTCTATCAACGTGATGGTCAACCCGGTGTGCAAGTCTACGTTGGGCCATTTGGGTTTCAGTACTACTATCGGTAATTTGCATGATCGTGTTGATTCTGGTCGTCGTCGCGTTTTTCGCTCTGTCTGGTCTGATGGCTGCGGTCGATGCGGCAGTTCTGAGCGTAACGCGACCAGAAGTTGACGAACTGGTTCAGCAACAGCGCTACGGTGCCGAACGTTTGCGGGACATCAAGTTTCGCTTGCGGGAATCCGTGGTAGTGATTGTGATCGTAACCAATACGATCAATGTTCTTGGCCCCGTGATCGTTAGCCATCAAGCGTTTAGGCTGTTTTCGTCGACTGGCGTGGTCGTTATCACGGTCGTTTTGACATTGGGAACGATTGTCTTCTCGGAAATACTTCCCAAAGCGATCGGCAATCACTATGCACCGCTCGTTGCCCGATTCTCTGCTCCCGCCATACTGTTCGGCGAACGTGTGCTGTTTCCATTGGTCGTTCCACTGGCCTGGTTGACCAATCGGTTGACGCCCGGAAACCGAAAAATCGGTACCGAACCGCAAATTCGATCGCTGGTGCGAATCGGCCACCAAGCAGGCCACATTGAAACGGATGAACATCAATTAATCCATCGTGCATTTGCGCTCAACGATCGCACTGCGAGTGACATCATGACGCCGATCGACAAAGTCCGGGCGATCGCCGCGTCGGCTTCGGTATCGCAAGCAGCAACGGAAGTCGAGCGTAGCGAGTTTTCACGCTATCCAGTTTTTGGCGATACGATCGACGATGTCCAAGGAACTTTGCTTAGTCGCGATCTGCTCAAGGCGATCCTTCATGGCAAGTCAACGCAGAAAGTGCGGCAGCTGGCAGTGAAGCCGATGATCGTCGACGCAGCAGATCGCAGTGATGATCTATTGTTGCGATTTCGCGATCAACACATGCACCTAGCCGTCGTTCAGGACAACCAAGAGACATTGGGCGTGGTCACGTTGGAGGATGTGCTGGAAGAACTCGTCGGCGAAATCGAAGATGAGAAGGATGTTTCGTCGTAGTGGAGCCGATTCGTCGAACGCTTTGGAGACCTGGATTGTTCGGATCACGGCCATCGGATGCTTTTTTCAATTGTGGAGCCGATTGGGAGGCCGCTTCCAAGATGTCGTAGCGACCCCGTCTCGAATTGCGATCTCGGCATGATCCGATCGGGACGTAAGCGTCGGACCGTCATTTCAATCGCTTGGAAAGTTTTAGTCGCTCGATATTTCTTGCGGCGCATCCACGCTACGCGAAATCGATTCCCACTGCTGAAACTCTGCACGAAGTTCATCCAGTTTCGAGACTGCTCCGTCGTAGGCGGCATTGCCCAGCAGCAAACGATGCGGCGGATGTGCGGACTCAACCGCCTTGACGATCGCTTCGGCGGCGAGATCTGGGTCGCCTGGTTGATGTCCCGAGCTGTCTCGGATTTGCTGCTGTGTCTTTCTGACGGTAGCTTCGTAATCGTCGATCTTATTTTGGGTCTCGTTTGCCGAACGACCCGCCCAATCGGTGCGAAATCCGCTCGGTTCGACAAGCATGACTTTGATGCCCAGCGGTTCGACCTCTTGCCATAACGCTTCGGAGAAACCTTCCACGGCAAACTTTGTCGCGTTGTAATAGCCGACCGATGGAAACGAACGCAAACCGCCAATGGAGGAAACATTCACGATCGTACCGCTGCGCCGTTTTCGCATCCTTGGCAACGTAAGGTGTGTCATACGGCACAGGCCAAAAAAGTTGATATCAAACATCTGGCGGATCTGCTGTTCTTCACTTTCTTCGATCGCCCCGAAGTAGCCGACCCCGGCGTTGTTCATCAGCACGTCAATGCACCCAAAATGATGCTCCGCTTCACGAACTGCCGATTCCGCTTGCGCCCGATCGGTAACGTCAAGCCGTTGTACAAAGGCGTTACCCATTTGAGCTAAATCCTGTACATCGTCGGGGTTGCGCGCGGTTACAACGACGCGATAACCGTGCTGCAAAAGATATTTTGCGGTGGAATGTCCGAATCCTGTTGAACAACCTGTCACAATCCAAACGGGCTTGTCAAACGTTTCAGCGTGCGATCTGGTCATGATCCGTTTCCCTGTGAGTCCGGGTAAGATGAGGCTTTCGCGATGCTAAGCGTCAAACAGCGAAACAACACAGACCGCCGATAGCAACCTGTCGCGGTGGATGTTCAGCAGTTTGTCCAGTGAACCGTTCACGGCGAAACGCATTGGTTCATTGAAATCGTCAGCACCCGCTTTTCGAATCACACATCAAACGCAACTTCGATGCCATTGATGGGAAGGACCGCGAAGTTGTCCGGCGATTTCAACGAACAACAACGCAGGCTTCGGACGACTGCTGCCGATGGCGGACCTCGCTGCGTCAAACGAGCCGATGGGGATCACTCGTCCAGCAACACTCGTTTGGCACGGCCGCTTCACCTAGAACCTGTGACGCTACACCGAGTCACGCTGGTGCTAACGGCTGTTGCGGCGATAGATATCGATTCGATGGATCGATCCATTTCATGTTTCATGGAGCAAGTAGTTCTGCACAAGGTGAAGCACATTGGGTTGCCAAGGGATCGAAAAGTGCGTTGCCCAGACCCGTTGCACCTGCAGGTTGGAGATGCCATCGAGCGGAACCGAGCGCAGGCTTTCATCAAATCGTGACCAAATCACCAAACGACGAACGCGGTCGTCGCAATCAAGGTTGGCCGATGCACTATCGCGGTTCATCAGGACCTTGATCTCCGGAATCAAATTTCCCGATAACCCAAACAGCAGACTCGGGAAGAAACCAGCACGCATCGCTGGCGCCAACGAAACCATCGCGGTCACCCGATGCTGGCGAGACATTGCAATCGCGGCTCGTGCGATCCAGTCTCCGAAACTATGCGTGACGATGGCGATCGCACCTTGTTCAGCCACTTTCCCCGCGATTGCCTCCGCTAAACGATTGATGCTCGTTTCCAAATCACGAAAGACAATTCGATCGCGCCAACATTCCACATGATCCACGTGCTTGGATAGCGAAAGTTTCAAGGGCAAAAAGAGCAATCGAGGCTCAAGCAAGCCGGGGATCAGGAGAATCTTTTCTGGAATCGCTTGCATATCGGGATTGTGGGCGCGAAGTGTTGAACTGCCGTCGTGTTCGATCCTGGCATCGATCCATTCCTGGTACTTGCGCGACAATGTCACGCACGGATCACGAAAGGTATTCGAGATTGCAACCGAATGCTTGTCAAACGTGAACGGAGCCAAGGGGGAATGAAAGGACCTGAAGCAATCTTCGCAAAATCGTTGCTCCCCCCAAACTGGGTTTGCAGTGAATGGAAACTCACGGTTTTCGACAGCATTGTACCGACCCGGATTTGCAACCGGATGTGCGACTTCATTGTTCATCTATTCGTGGGCGACTGCGGCGCACCCCGCTGGACGTCTATTGATTGGTTCAAATCACTGGGGTGGTTGGTGGCAGACCATGTTGGACGTTTTGAGTCCTCGGGGACTCTTTTTGCTGGCGGTTTACGGGCTTTTGGGGGAATGCGGCCGTTTGGCATGCGAGCTGCTTTCAGGGATCGGTTGCATCTTGTTTTCGCATCCCGATCGCGGTCCCGGTTCTCGTAGGAGTTCTTCCAATGTCCAGTGTTGATATGCGTCATCCTTTCCATGACGGTTTCTTTGCTAGACCGAATACGAACCGGACCTCGCGTGTAAACGCATCTCGGGCGGAGTCGTCGTCCCTGCCCCCGGCGGTTTGGTGGACCATGTTTGTGGCCAGTGGGATCGCGTTAGCCACCAGCACCTACCTCGCATGGTCGTCCCTGACTTCGAGCCCCGTGGCTGGGTGCAGCGGTGGCAGTCTGTTTGATTGCAGCCATGTGCTGCACACCCGTTGGTCCAGCGTGTTGTCGGTTCCTGTCAGCATCCCAGCGATCGCGACTCACTTGACGTTGATCACTCTGTTGCTGATTCGCCCTGTTTCGGGCTCTCGACATCCGGCGGGACAAGACTCGAAGGGGCACCATCCTGCAAGCCTGTACCGCCGCCTGCGGATGACGGGCATTGGGTTGGCATCGCTGGCCGCCGGGGCCGCCGCAATTTGGTTCATCGGTTTGCAGATCTTTGTGATCCAACACCTGTGTCCTTATTGTTTGGTTGCGCACACCGCCGGACTAACCCTGGCAGCCGTTTTCCTATGGCAACACCCAGTCAGTAGGCAAGCGATGACGGGGATCGGTTCTGCCGCCGTTGTTTCACTCGCCGTCCTCGCCACATTGCAAATCCGTGCCGATGAACCGCAGACGTTTGAAGTGATCCAGTATCCGCAGTCGTCGGCTGTCCAGGGATCCACATCGACAGTGACGGATGCAGACAACGATGACGCCACCTTGTTCCAGCCTCCTGCGTCGGCGCAATTGCAAACATCGCTTGACAACATGAACCAGCGCTGGAATCCACAGCAGGTGATCCGGTTGTCGTCGGTGTTCATGAACCCGTCCAGCATCTTGGTATCGGAAGTTCAGGTTGATTCACCGAGCGAAAAGAGTTCCGTGGTGATTCTTGGTGGAGTCAAACTTGCGACAGATTCGTGGCCATTGGTGGGCGATCCCAATGCCGAGTTGGTGGTCGTGGAGATGTTCGACTACACCTGTCCGCATTGCCAACGGACGCACGCGTCGCTGAAAGGAGCCGAGCAAAAGTACGGTGACCGGTTGGCTGTGATCACGCTGCCCGTTCCGCTCGATGGCAAGTGCAATCCGACCGTCCGATCGACCAACCCAGCCCATGCAGATGCGTGCGATCTTGCGAAACTGTCGATCGCAGTCTGGGCGACTGACCGGGAACAGTTCGGCGAATTCCATCACTACCTGTTTGATTCCAAACCTGGGTACGCCCAGGCCCTTGGGAAGGCGAAGACGATGG
Protein-coding regions in this window:
- a CDS encoding CNNM domain-containing protein, giving the protein MIVLILVVVAFFALSGLMAAVDAAVLSVTRPEVDELVQQQRYGAERLRDIKFRLRESVVVIVIVTNTINVLGPVIVSHQAFRLFSSTGVVVITVVLTLGTIVFSEILPKAIGNHYAPLVARFSAPAILFGERVLFPLVVPLAWLTNRLTPGNRKIGTEPQIRSLVRIGHQAGHIETDEHQLIHRAFALNDRTASDIMTPIDKVRAIAASASVSQAATEVERSEFSRYPVFGDTIDDVQGTLLSRDLLKAILHGKSTQKVRQLAVKPMIVDAADRSDDLLLRFRDQHMHLAVVQDNQETLGVVTLEDVLEELVGEIEDEKDVSS
- a CDS encoding oxidoreductase, producing the protein MTRSHAETFDKPVWIVTGCSTGFGHSTAKYLLQHGYRVVVTARNPDDVQDLAQMGNAFVQRLDVTDRAQAESAVREAEHHFGCIDVLMNNAGVGYFGAIEESEEQQIRQMFDINFFGLCRMTHLTLPRMRKRRSGTIVNVSSIGGLRSFPSVGYYNATKFAVEGFSEALWQEVEPLGIKVMLVEPSGFRTDWAGRSANETQNKIDDYEATVRKTQQQIRDSSGHQPGDPDLAAEAIVKAVESAHPPHRLLLGNAAYDGAVSKLDELRAEFQQWESISRSVDAPQEISSD
- a CDS encoding lipase family protein, with amino-acid sequence MTLSRKYQEWIDARIEHDGSSTLRAHNPDMQAIPEKILLIPGLLEPRLLFLPLKLSLSKHVDHVECWRDRIVFRDLETSINRLAEAIAGKVAEQGAIAIVTHSFGDWIARAAIAMSRQHRVTAMVSLAPAMRAGFFPSLLFGLSGNLIPEIKVLMNRDSASANLDCDDRVRRLVIWSRFDESLRSVPLDGISNLQVQRVWATHFSIPWQPNVLHLVQNYLLHET
- a CDS encoding vitamin K epoxide reductase family protein, producing MSSVDMRHPFHDGFFARPNTNRTSRVNASRAESSSLPPAVWWTMFVASGIALATSTYLAWSSLTSSPVAGCSGGSLFDCSHVLHTRWSSVLSVPVSIPAIATHLTLITLLLIRPVSGSRHPAGQDSKGHHPASLYRRLRMTGIGLASLAAGAAAIWFIGLQIFVIQHLCPYCLVAHTAGLTLAAVFLWQHPVSRQAMTGIGSAAVVSLAVLATLQIRADEPQTFEVIQYPQSSAVQGSTSTVTDADNDDATLFQPPASAQLQTSLDNMNQRWNPQQVIRLSSVFMNPSSILVSEVQVDSPSEKSSVVILGGVKLATDSWPLVGDPNAELVVVEMFDYTCPHCQRTHASLKGAEQKYGDRLAVITLPVPLDGKCNPTVRSTNPAHADACDLAKLSIAVWATDREQFGEFHHYLFDSKPGYAQALGKAKTMVDSQKLDAVLRGPLPSDYVQRHVQLYQKAGSGQIPKLLFPRTTAVGAVESTDAMIRLIEQNLVR